A portion of the Lolium rigidum isolate FL_2022 chromosome 1, APGP_CSIRO_Lrig_0.1, whole genome shotgun sequence genome contains these proteins:
- the LOC124701538 gene encoding uncharacterized protein LOC124701538: MEALSGAAASSSLLPTFPACQPPSRVALRARPCGPLRAAGGGGGSGSKDEAVRPNGAPVIKSKGDPSLNGALSPVTSEKSHKTVSTNTTPDSSGSRAGLFRTPISGGVQSATFAHGLPPPALAVRNLMEQARFAHLCTVMSGMHHRRAGYPFGSLVDFANDSMGHPIFSLSPLAIHTRNLLSDPRCTLVVQVPGWSGLSNARVTIFGDVYPLPAEQQEWAHKQYVAKHQQWASQQWGNFYYYRMQNISDIYFIGGFGTVAWVDVKQYEVMQPDKIAVDGGEQSLKELNAIFSKPLREFMSAEGEVDDAALISVDSKGIDIRVRQEAQFNIQRLAFDVPYKVETLEEAKRALHKIIKTGSK; encoded by the exons ATGGAGGCTCTCTCCGgcgccgcggcctcctcctccctcctcccgacCTTCCCCGCCTGCCAGCCGCCATCCCGCGTAGCGCTCCGCGCCCGCCCCTGCGGGCCCCtccgcgcggccggcggcggcggcgggagcgggaGCAAGGACGAAGCCGTCAGGCCGAACGGGGCTCCCGTCATCAAG TCCAAGGGTGATCCAAGTCTAAATGGAGCTCTCTCTCCGGTCACATCTGAAAAGTCGCACAAGACCGTATCAACCAATACAACTCCTGACTCGAGCGGATCCAGAGCTGGCTTGTTCAGAACTCCTATTTCTGGTGGCGTGCAGAGTGCAACTTTTGCCCATGGTTTGCCTCCACCAGCTTTGGCTGTTCGCAATTTAATGGAGCAG GCGAGATTTGCTCATCTATGCACTGTCATGTCTGGCATGCATCATCGACGCGCTGGATACCCATTTGGATCACTTGTTGATTTTGCTAATGACTCAATGGGCC ACCCAATATTTTCTCTATCGCCCTTAGCAATCCACACAAGAAACTTGCTCTCCGATCCAAGATGCACACTTGTTGTCCAG GTGCCTGGATGGAGTGGGCTGTCTAATGCGCGTGTCACGATATTTGGTGATGTCTACCCTTTGCCAGCTGAACAACAG GAATGGGCTCATAAGCAATATGTAGCAAAACATCAACAGTGGGCATCTCAGCAGTGGGGAAATTTTTACTACTACAGGATGCAGAACATAAG TGACATATACTTCATTGGAGGCTTTGGCACTGTTGCATGGGTTGATGTGAAACAGTACGAAGTTATGCAACCTGACAagatagcagttgacggtggcgAACAAAGCTTAAAG GAGTTGAATGCAATTTTCTCTAAACCACTTCGAGAGTTCATGTCCGCGGAAGGGGAGGTTGATGATGCTGCTCTTATATCAGTAGACAGCAAAGGAATAGACATACGGGTTCGCCAGGAGGCACAG TTCAACATTCAGAGGCTTGCATTTGATGTGCCGTACAAGGTGGAGACTCTAGAGGAGGCCAAGAGAGCACTGCATAAGATAATCAAGACAGGCAGCAAATAA